CTCCCGCGACGCCGTGACCAGGGCGGCCAGCTCGTCGGCGGTGTGGGCCATCGCCACCTCGTCCCTCGGCTCGACCCCGACCGCCCGCACGCCGGCGTTGGCGACCACGTTGAGGAAGCGGATGAGCGGGCCGAACACGGTGACGAAGGCCCGCATGGGCAGGGCCAGCCACAGCAGCAGCCGCTCGGCCGAGGCGATGGCGATGTTCTTCGGCACCATCTCGCCGACGACCATGTGCAGGAACACGACGATCGTGAGGGCGACGACGAACGCGATCGTGTGCAGCACGCCCTCGGGCAGGTCGGCGACGGCGCCGATGGCGGACTCCAGCGCGTGGGCGACGGCCGGCTCGGCGACGGCGCCGAGGCCCAGCGAGGCCATCGTGATGCCCAGCTGGGCGCCGGCCAGCTGGAGCGAGAGGGTCCGCAGCATGGTGACCGCGGCGACGGCCCGGGAGTCGCCCTCGGCGGCCAGCGCCTCGACCCTGGTCCGCCGGCTGGCCATCAGCGCGAACTCGACGGCGACGAAGAACGCGTTCGCCAGCAGGAGGAGGACGGCGGCGATCGCCGCCCCGGGGTTCACCCGACCTCCCTGCGGTCGGGCGCGGTGACCCGCAGGGTGACGACCCTGAGCCGGTCCATGTCGGCCACCACGAGGCGCCACCCGTCGATCTCCACGGCGTCGCCCGGCGACGGGATGCGCTGGAGGCGGTCGAGGACGAAGCCGGCGACGGTCTCGTACTCGCCCTCGGGCAGGTCCAGCCCGCAGGCGTCGGCCACCTCGTCGAGGTGGAACCCGCCCGGGATCTCCCAGGTGCCCCGCTGGGCGGTGACCTGGACCTCGGCCGGGTCGGGGTCGTGCTCGTCGTCGATCTCGCCGACGATCTCCTCCAGCACGTCCTCGAGGGTGATGATCCCCGCGGTGCCGGCGTACTCGTCGATGACGACGGCGAGGTGGGCGCCGGTCCCCCGCATCTCGATCAGCAGCGACTCGAGCGACCGGGACTCGGGGACGACCAGCACGTCGTGCATGAGCGCGGACAGCGGCGTCGTCGGCCGGTCCTCGTAGGGCACCCGGTAGGCGTCCTTCACGTGGACGAGGCCGACCACGTCGTCGAGGTCGGCGCCGACCACCGGGAAGCGGGAGTAGCCGGTGGTGACGGCGGCGCGTACGAGGTCGGCGGCGCTGTCCTCGGCGGTCAGCGACTCGACCGCCGTCCTCGGGACGAGCGCGTCGGCCGCCGTCTTCCCCGTGAAGCGGATGGACCGGGTGAGCAGCCGGGTGGAGCTGGCCGGCAGCGTCCCCTGCTCGCCCGACGACCGGATGAGCAGCTCCAGCTCCTCGATGGTCCGCACCGAGGCCAGCTCCTCCTTGGGCTCGATGCCGAGGCGGCGGACCGTCCAGTTGGCCGCCCCGTTGAGGAACGTGATCATCGGCCCGAACACCATCCCGTAGATCCGGAAGATCGGCGCCATCGTGTAGGCGGAGGCGACCGGCCGGGCGATGGCGACGTTCTTCGGCACCAGCTCGCCGACCACCATCTGGATGACGGTGGCGACGGCCAGCGCGACCGCCACGGCGAACCCCTCGGCCGCGCCGCCGAGGAGGGGCCGGAGCCCGTCGGCCAGCAGGGGCTCGGCCACGAAGCCGACCACGAGCGAGGTGACGGTGATGCCCAGCTGGGCGCCGGAGAGGTGGAACGAGAGGCGGTGGAGGACGCCGGCGGTGAGCCGGGCCCGCCGGCCGCCGTCCCTGGCCGCGGCCTCGATCAGCGTGCGGTCGACGGCGACGAACGCGAACTCGCCCGCGACGAAGACGGCGGTGCCGAGTGTCAGCAGGAGGACGGCCAGCAGGCCGATGACGAGATCGATGCCGGGCTCTCTGGTGGTGGTGGACGGACAGCCTACGGGTGGGGCGCGGCGCCCCGGCGGACCGGGTGCCGGTAGCCTGCACCGTGCCCGAGCCGACGAAACGCGGAGGACGGGAACCCGGTTCCCGGGCCGCGCGCGGCGACGGGCGGGACGGCCCGCACGACCGCCCCTCGGCCGGCGCTGCCGCCGGCCGCGACCGGCACTCGTCGGGCGACGGCGGCGGCCGCGACGAGGGCCACGCCGCCAACGACCGGCACTCGGCGAGCGCCGACGGCGGCCGCGGCGGGTGGGAGCCGGTCGCCGAGGTCGCCCGCCACCGGCCGCCGGCCGCCACCGTCGACCCCGACCGCTCGCTCCCCTGGTTCCGGCGGCTGCTCCCCCTCGTCCGGGCCCGCCGGGGCCTGGTCGCCGCCTCGGTGCTGGCCGCCGTCGGCGCCATGGTCGCCCAGGTGGCGACGCCGATCCTGCTGCGCTCGGCCATCGACCGGGCCCTGCTGGCCCGCACGACGTCGCTGACGCCGTTCGTGGTCGCCCTGCTCGCCCTGTCCGTCGCCCGGGCCGTGCTCGCCTACGCCTCCCGGGCCGGCCTGTTCCGGATGGCCTACGACGTCGAGTTCGACCTCCGCACCCTCCTCTACGAGCACCTCACCCGGCTGTCGTTCTCGTTCTACGACCGGGTCCAGTCCGGCCAGGTCATCTCCAGGGCGAACTCCGACATCCGCTCGGTGCAGATGGTCCTCGCCTTCGCCCCGCTCATCGCCGTGAGCATCACGAGCTTCGCCGTCGCCCTCGTCGTGATGCTGACGATCTCGGTCAGCCTCACCCTGGTGGCCGTGGCCGCCCTGCCCGGCGTGTACCTCGCCGGCGTCGCCCTCCGGAACCGCATCTTCCCGCTCTCCTGGATCGTGCAGGGCCGGATGGCGGAGGTGGCGACCGTCGTCGACGAGAACGTGAACGGCGTCCGCGTCGTCAAGGCCTTCGCCGGCGAGGAGCGCCAGGTGCGGGTGCTGGCCAGGGCCGCGCAGCGCCTCCGGTGGGCGTCGGTCGTGCAGGCCGACGCCAGGGCCAGGTGGGCGCCGGTCATGGAGAACCTCCCCCGCCTCAGCCTCGCCCTCGTGCTGCTCTACGGCGGGTGGCTGGCCGTCGACGGCGGAGTCACGATCGGCACGCTCGTCGCCTTCAACGCCTACGTGCTCGTGCTCCAGGCCCCGTTCCGCATGCTCGGGTTCTTCCTGATGCTGGCCCAGCGGGCGGCCGCCTCCGCCCAGCGCATCTACGAGGTGCTGGACGAGCCGGTCGAGATCGTCGACCGGCCCGGCGCCGTGGACCTGGTCGACCCGAGGGGCGCCGTCGAGCTGCGGGGCGTGCGGTTCCGCTACGGCGACGGGCCCCTGGTCCTCGACGGCCTCGACCTGCGGGTGGAGCCGGGCGAGACGGTCGCCCTGGTCGGGGAGACGGGGTCGGGGAAGTCGACCGTCGCCCGCCTGCTGGCCCGCTTCTACGACGTCGACGGCGGCGTCGTGCTGCTCGACGGCCACGACGTGCGGGACCTGACCCAGGTGAGCGTGCGGGCGGCGGTCGGCATCGTGCCCGACGAGCCGTTCCTGTTCTCCGCTGCGGTGCGGGACGCGGTCGCCTTCGGCCGGCCGACGGCGACCGACGACGAGGTGCGGGCGGCGGCCGAGGTCGCCCAGGCGGCCGGGTTCGTCGGCGACCTGCCGGACGGGTGGGCGACGGTCATCGGCGAGCGGGGCTACGACCTGTCGGGCGGGCAGCGCCAGCGGTTGTCGCTGGCCAGGACCCTGCTGGCCGACCCGGCCGTGCTCGTCCTGGACGACGCCACCAGCGCGGTCGACGTCGGCGTCGAGGAGCGCATCCACGAGGGGCTGCGGCGGAACCGGGCGGGGCGGACGACGATCGTCATCGCCCACCGGCTGTCGACGATCGCCCTGGCCGACCGGGTGGTGCTGCTCGACGGCGGCCGGGCCGTCGCCACCGGCACCCACGCCGACCTGCTGGCCGGCGAGCCCCGCTACGCCGCGGTCCTGGCCACGACGGCGGCGGCGGCGGCCGGCGCGGCAGCCGACGGGAGGGCCGGCTGATGGCCTGGGGCGGGCACGGGGGCTTCGGGGGACCGGGCGCGGTCGCCACCAGCCGGGCCGCCGGCCTGCCCTTCGCCGGCGTCCCCGACGAGCTGCGGGAGCGGGTGGACGACCTGCTGGCCGGCGAGCCCGAGCACCCCGAGCCCGAGGTCTCCTTCTCGCACCGCACGCCCGACCGCCGCCGCTTCACCCTGCGCCGGTTCGTCCGCCCCCACCTCGGCGCGCTGACCGTCGCCATCGCGCTCGTGGTGGTCGAGGCCGTCGCCGGCCAGGCCGGCCCCCTCCTCACCCAGATCGGCATCGACCGCGGCGTGCGGGCCGGCGACAAGGGCGCGCTGCTGGCCGTCGCCGCCGTCTACGTCGCCAGCGTCGTCGTCGGCGCGGTGGCCTCGGGCGTGCGGGTCGGGTTCACCGCCCGCCTCGGCGAGGACCTGATGTACGAGCTGCGGGTGCGGGTGTTCTCGCACCTCCAGCGGCTCTCGCTCGACTTCTTCACCGGCGAGCGGGCCGGCCGGCTGATGACGAGGATGACGAGCGACATCGAGTCGCTGACCCAGCTGTTCCAGGACGGCCTCGTCAACCTGGCCGTGCAGGGGCTGACCCTCGTGGTCGTCGCCGGCATCCTGTTCGCCCTCGACCCGGTGCTGGCCGCGGTGACGATCCTGCTGATCGTGCCGGCCATGACCGCCCTGACCCTGTGGTTCCGGTCGGCGTCCGACCGCCGCTTCGCCGCCGTGCGGGAGCG
This region of Acidimicrobiales bacterium genomic DNA includes:
- a CDS encoding CNNM domain-containing protein, whose amino-acid sequence is MNPGAAIAAVLLLLANAFFVAVEFALMASRRTRVEALAAEGDSRAVAAVTMLRTLSLQLAGAQLGITMASLGLGAVAEPAVAHALESAIGAVADLPEGVLHTIAFVVALTIVVFLHMVVGEMVPKNIAIASAERLLLWLALPMRAFVTVFGPLIRFLNVVANAGVRAVGVEPRDEVAMAHTADELAALVTASRE
- a CDS encoding hemolysin family protein, which encodes MDLVIGLLAVLLLTLGTAVFVAGEFAFVAVDRTLIEAAARDGGRRARLTAGVLHRLSFHLSGAQLGITVTSLVVGFVAEPLLADGLRPLLGGAAEGFAVAVALAVATVIQMVVGELVPKNVAIARPVASAYTMAPIFRIYGMVFGPMITFLNGAANWTVRRLGIEPKEELASVRTIEELELLIRSSGEQGTLPASSTRLLTRSIRFTGKTAADALVPRTAVESLTAEDSAADLVRAAVTTGYSRFPVVGADLDDVVGLVHVKDAYRVPYEDRPTTPLSALMHDVLVVPESRSLESLLIEMRGTGAHLAVVIDEYAGTAGIITLEDVLEEIVGEIDDEHDPDPAEVQVTAQRGTWEIPGGFHLDEVADACGLDLPEGEYETVAGFVLDRLQRIPSPGDAVEIDGWRLVVADMDRLRVVTLRVTAPDRREVG
- a CDS encoding ABC transporter transmembrane domain-containing protein, which produces MPEPTKRGGREPGSRAARGDGRDGPHDRPSAGAAAGRDRHSSGDGGGRDEGHAANDRHSASADGGRGGWEPVAEVARHRPPAATVDPDRSLPWFRRLLPLVRARRGLVAASVLAAVGAMVAQVATPILLRSAIDRALLARTTSLTPFVVALLALSVARAVLAYASRAGLFRMAYDVEFDLRTLLYEHLTRLSFSFYDRVQSGQVISRANSDIRSVQMVLAFAPLIAVSITSFAVALVVMLTISVSLTLVAVAALPGVYLAGVALRNRIFPLSWIVQGRMAEVATVVDENVNGVRVVKAFAGEERQVRVLARAAQRLRWASVVQADARARWAPVMENLPRLSLALVLLYGGWLAVDGGVTIGTLVAFNAYVLVLQAPFRMLGFFLMLAQRAAASAQRIYEVLDEPVEIVDRPGAVDLVDPRGAVELRGVRFRYGDGPLVLDGLDLRVEPGETVALVGETGSGKSTVARLLARFYDVDGGVVLLDGHDVRDLTQVSVRAAVGIVPDEPFLFSAAVRDAVAFGRPTATDDEVRAAAEVAQAAGFVGDLPDGWATVIGERGYDLSGGQRQRLSLARTLLADPAVLVLDDATSAVDVGVEERIHEGLRRNRAGRTTIVIAHRLSTIALADRVVLLDGGRAVATGTHADLLAGEPRYAAVLATTAAAAAGAAADGRAG